From the genome of Ctenopharyngodon idella isolate HZGC_01 chromosome 23, HZGC01, whole genome shotgun sequence, one region includes:
- the zbtb47b gene encoding zinc finger and BTB domain-containing protein 47, whose translation MDRLNEQHLYQPHLCDVDLVLVSHCTFSAHKYVLSVHSPNFQALLSQSQPLHQINLAFEVLSIQILNFIYISIFEVLQVAIVLQMSDFCHKLPGSNEMADTDEQGNASSNQMYKMKEIEKMYTQQGNGTFSLLVEDSGVSREIIQTHSSSVHSSPQAKHFYKNDDSRGGVASGGGRGLCKIEGGASFNEAGAQDGSVSFNREQIIVEVNLNNQTLNVSKGSDGKSITSSTSSLLVHHRTSPSGVEEGKERGDNEDVGEDEEEEYEQGKDEMENCSDDEDDEDEEENNLNIPETGHTSVGRLRATRIPTGTDAAMRQTLIDATLGEGRKRRKEQESLGQKVKLEEKQHFSCKKCPRIFNNRWYLEKHMNVTHNRMQICNKCGKRFLLESELLLHHQTNCEKNIQCVTCGKAFKKLWSLHEHNKIVHGYAEKKFSCEICEKKFYTMAHVRKHMVAHTKDMPFTCETCGKSFKRSMSLKVHSLQHSGEKPFKCENCSERFQYKYQLRSHMSIHIGHKQFMCQWCGKDFNMKQYFDEHMKTHTGEKPYICEICGKSFTSRPNMKRHRRTHTGEKPYPCDVCGQRFRFSNMLKAHKEKCFQVSNPMVSDTTNLLGLEPTSTDMDTPANQLPSHPMTPPGEASSLHQVKSLSLPFVHSIVGHPSPPTLFSTERVNSGNN comes from the exons ATGGACAGGCTGAACGAACAGCATCTCTACCAGCCTCACCTGTGCGACGTGGACCTCGTGCTGGTGTCCCACTGTACATTTTCCGCCCACAAGTACGTGCTGAGTGTACACAGCCCAAACTTCCAGGCCCTCCTCTCTCAGAGTCAACCGCTGCACCAAATAAACCTGGCCTTTGAGGTGCTGAGTATCCAGATCCTCAACTTCATCTATATCTCCATCTTTGAAGTGCTACAGGTGGCCATTGTGCTCCAGATGAGTGATTTCTGCCACAAGCTACCTGGCTCCAATGAGATGGCTGACACAGACGAGCAGGGCAATGCCTCGTCCAATCAGATGTACAAGATGAAGGAGATTGAGAAGATGTACACACAGCAAGGAAATGGTACTTTCTCATTGCTTGTAGAGGATAGTGGGGTCAGTAGGGAAATTATCCAGACACATTCATCTAGCGTCCACTCCAGCCCTCAGGCCaaacatttctacaaaaatgaTGACAGCAGAGGGGGAGTGGCTAGTGGAGGAGGGCGGGGCTTATGCAAAATAGAGGGAGGGGCCAGTTTCAATGAAGCGGGAGCCCAGGATGGTTCTGTCTCTTTTAACAGAGAGCAGATTATCGTGGAGGTCAATCTCAACAACCAGACATTGAATGTTTCTAAAGGGTCCGACGGCAAGAGCATCACCTCAAGTACCTCATCCCTCCTCGTTCACCATCGCACCAGTCCTTCCGGTGTGGAGGAGGGGAAGGAACGGGGCGATAATGAAGATGTTGGTGAAGACGAAGAAGAAGAATATGAACAAGGAAAGGACGAGATGGAAAATTGCAGCGATGATGAGGACgatgaggatgaggaagagAACAACCTCAACATTCCAGAAACAGGACACACCAGCGTGGGAAGACTGCGTGCCACGAGAATACCAACTGGCACAGATGCCGCCATGAGACAGACATTAATCGACGCCACACTAGGGGAagggaggaagaggagaaaAGAGCAGGAGAGTCTGGGGCAGAAGGTGAAGCTCGAAGAAAAGCAGCACTTTTCCTGCAAGAAGTGCCCTCGTATTTTTAACAACCGCTGGTACTTGGAGAAGCACATGAACGTCACACACAACCGTATGCAGATCTGCAATAAATGCGGCAAGCGCTTTTTACTGGAGAGCGAGTTGCTGCTACACCATCAGACAAACTGTGAGAAAAACATACAG TGCGTGACTTGTGGAAAAGCCTTTAAAAAGCTGTGGTCTTTACACGAACACAACAAGATTGTCCACGGATATGCCGAGAAGAAGTTCTCTTGTGAAATCTGTGAAAAGAAATTCTACACCATGGCACATGTCCGGAAACACATGGTTG CTCACACTAAGGACATGCCGTTCACTTGTGAGACGTGTGGGAAGTCCTTCAAACGCAGCATGTCTCTTAAAGTGCACTCTCTCCAGCACTCTGGAGAAAAGCCCTTCAAGTGTGAG AACTGCAGTGAAAGATTCCAGTACAAATACCAGCTGAGGTCACATATGAGCATCCATATCGGACACAAGCAGTTCATGTGCCAGTGGTGTGGGAAAGACTTCAACATGAAGCAGTACTTTGATGAACACATGAAGACCCACACTG GAGAGAAACCATATATCTGTGAGATCTGTGGAAAGAGCTTCACGAGCCGGCCCAATATGAAACGGCACCGCCGCACTCACACTGGCGAGAAACCATACCCCTGTGACGTCTGCGGACAGCGTTTCCGCTTCTCCAACATGCtcaaagctcacaaagagaaGTGCTTCCAGGTCAGCAACCCCATGGTATCTGATACCACCAACCTTCTGGGCCTGGAGCCCACGTCAACTGATATGGACACACCAGCCAATCAGTTACCCAGCCACCCTATGACCCCTCCTGGAGAGGCATCCAGTCTCCACCAGGTCAAGTCGCTCTCGCTTCCCTTCGTTCACTCTATCGTAGGTCATCCCTCTCCCCCGACCCTGTTTTCCACTGAAAGGGTGAACTCCGGTAACAACTAG
- the klhl40b gene encoding kelch-like protein 40b, giving the protein MALPIDPMEEPRMYQQTLLQDGLYDLLESDMMVDCVLKIKDKEFPCHRLVLAACSSYFRAFFKSGVEESKQKEIVLEDVEPGVMGMILKYLYTSNINVTEQNVQDIFALANMLQIPSIFTVCVSFLQKRLSLSNCLAIFRLGLMLDCPRLAISARNFACERFKLIARDEEFLQLIPSELAAVIASDSLNVETEQEVFEALIKWVGHDQEKRLEDLPGLLDCIRLRLVPQDYFTKNVEKHEWLSSNPEITKKLQLVKDAHAGKLPEVKKTKTKKSAGEEGEKEGDEEEEEQEELLPGILNDNLRFGMFLRDLIFLINDTASVAYDPTGNDCYVAALSTQIPKNHCSLVTKENQIFVAGGLFFDEQNKDEQIYLYFLQFDPATSDWMGMPPIPSPRFLFGMGEAENFIFVIGGREMKEGEPILETVMVYDRQCLKWAESDPLPYPVYGHGVVSHNEMIYVIGGKGENKQCLNRVCAYDTTKHQWTDLAPLNTARSLFGVTIHKNKIYVAAGVTDTGLTGSAEVYDIKTNKWSEFVEFPQDRSSLSLVTVGGVLYAVGGFAMFPKEDSDDLMPQEMNDIWRYDEGERKWNGILREIQYASGATVLGVRLNTLRLTKM; this is encoded by the exons ATGGCTCTACCCATAGATCCCATGGAGGAGCCGCGCATGTACCAGCAAACTTTGCTGCAAGATGGTCTATACGATCTTCTGGAGAGCGATATGATGGTTGACTGTGTGttgaagataaaagacaaagAGTTTCCATGCCACCGGTTGGTCCTGGCTGCTTGCAGCTCATACTTCAGAGCTTTCTTCAAGTCAGGTGTGGAGGAGAGTAAACAGAAGGAGATCGTACTGGAGGATGTGGAGCCTGGCGTCATGGGGATGATCTTGAAGTACCTCTACACCTCGAACATCAATGTGACGGAGCAAAACGTGCAGGACATCTTCGCTTTGGCCAACATGCTTCAGATTCCCTCGATTTTCACTGTATGTGTCTCGTTCCTGCAAAAGCGACTGAGTTTGAGCAACTGTTTGGCGATTTTTCGACTAGGACTGATGCTAGATTGTCCTCGTCTGGCCATATCTGCGAGGAACTTCGCTTGTGAGCGCTTCAAGCTTATTGCTCGGGATGAAGAATTCCTGCAACTGATTCCGAGCGAATTGGCGGCCGTTATTGCATCTGACTCTTTGAACGTAGAAACGGAGCAAGAAGTTTTTGAGGCTTTGATCAAGTGGGTTGGACATGACCAAGAAAAGAGGCTGGAGGACCTACCGGGTCTGCTGGATTGCATCAGATTACGCCTGGTTCCTCAAGACTACTTCACCAAAAATGTGGAGAAACATGAATGGTTGAGCTCGAACCCTGAGATCACCAAGAAACTGCAACTAGTCAAAGACGCCCATGCTGGGAAGCTTCCAGAAGTCAAGAAGACCAAAACCAAAAAGAGTGCTGGTGAGGAAGGAGAGAAGGAGGGAgatgaagaggaagaagagCAGGAGGAGCTACTTCCAGGCATCTTGAATGACAATCTGCGGTTCGGGATGTTCCTGAGAGACTTGATCTTCTTGATCAATGACACTGCATCGGTGGCTTATGACCCGACGGGAAACGATTGTTATGTGGCGGCACTCTCTACCCAAATCCCTAAAAACCACTGCAGTCTGGTCACAAAGGAAAACCAGATATTTGTGGCAGGTGGACTCTTTTTTGATGAGCAAAACAAAGACGAACAGATCTATTTATACTTCTTGCAG TTTGACCCTGCGACCTCAGACTGGATGGGCATGCCTCCCATACCCTCCCCTCGCTTCCTGTTCGGGATGGGTGAGGCTGAAAACTTCATCTTTGTGATTGGAGGGAGAGAAATGAAGGAAGGAGAACCCATTCTGGAAACTGTCATGGTTTATGACAGACA GTGTCTTAAATGGGCCGAGTCAGATCCTCTTCCCTACCCAGTATATGGCCATGGAGTAGTGTCTCATAATGAAATGATCTATGTAATTGGAGGAAAGGGGGAGAACAA ACAGTGTTTGAATAGAGTGTGTGCCTATGACACTACAAAACATCAGTGGACAGATCTGGCTCCATTAAATACTGCACGTTCACTTTTTGGGGTCACCATCCACAAAAATAAGATCTACGTGGCAGCTGGTGTCACTGACACTGGCCTCACAGGCAGCGCTGAGGTCTAtgacatcaaaaccaacaa GTGGTCAGAGTTTGTGGAGTTTCCCCAGGACCGTAGTTCCCTTAGCTTGGTCACTGTGGGTGGTGTCCTCTATGCTGTGGGTGGTTTTGCCATGTTCCCCAAAGAGGACAGCGATGATCTCATGCCGCAGGAGATGAATGACATCTGGAG GTATGATGAGGGCGAGAGGAAATGGAACGGCATACTGAGGGAGATTCAATATGCATCTGGTGCAACAGTTCTGGGAGTTCGTCTCAACACTCTTCGACTCACAAAAATGTGA
- the hhatlb gene encoding hedgehog acyltransferase like, b, with protein MGVKAALPRYELYLYNVVLCMAMLWAARWIFDVSSSNSTRKTFKTSVQPGWYYSGRKMDTADVEWMMWFSTFREHIIFALSGHVIFAKICSLLAPQYRSLVYMVYGMLAVFSSMGWAYVMLILSHCVLLYSISLVKLRWLCFVAGLTTLATFKMEPFISWQAGFATGNFELRPLLFYGGCGFTIMRCMSFALENCERKDGNYSILELLKYNFYLPFFYFGPIMTFDKFYIQANNPNLTRKDGEMWNISIQALLNLVVIMIVAVLFHFMYILTIPTDMKLLKHISDWALVGLAYLNLVYDWVKAAVMFGVINTVSRLDHLDPPKPPKCITMLYVFSEAHFDRGINDFLCKYVYNYLGGKHENVLDELIASLCTYGIMSLWLGPSWVVFIWAFLNCFGLNFELWAAKLFSMEPFISIEMAISDSMSRRIRAVFNTFNFWTIVLYNILVLNSLEFAKLVAKRLLLKGFPFTTITVMFVTYCLIQLIKEKERRQALIDDPDPIPPPAPVPAPTAAPTTTDPSTTQMDAAAAQPVDPNKQKAE; from the exons ATGGGGGTCAAAGCAGCTCTTCCGAGGTACGAGCTCTACTTGTATAATGTAGTGCTGTGTATGGCAATGCTCTGGGCTGCCAGATGGATATTTGACGTGTCTAGCT CAAATTCCACTAGAAAAACCTTCAAAACCAGTGTTCAGCCAGGATGGTACTACTCTGGCAGAAAAATG GATACAGCTGACGTCGAGTGGATGATGTGGTTTTCCACGTTCCGAGAGCATATCATCTTTGCGCTCTCAGGTCACGTGATCTTTGCCAAGATCTGCTCGTTGCTGGCTCCACAG TACAGATCTCTGGTGTACATGGTGTACGGTATGCTGGCGGTTTTCAGCAGTATGGGCTGGGCTTACGTCATGCTCATCCTCTCTCACTGCGTGCTGCTCTATAGCATCTCTCTGGTCAAGCTCAGGTGGCTCTGCTTTGTTGCTGGACTCACTACACTGGCCACTTTCAAAATGGAGCCCTTCATTTCCTGGCAG GCAGGGTTTGCGACTGGCAATTTTGAGCTCCGTCCTCTTCTGTTCTACGGTGGCTGTGGTTTCACCATCATGCGCTGTATGAGTTTTGCTCTTGAGAACTGTGAGAGAAAAGATGGAAACTACAGCATCCTGGAGCTTCTCAAGTACAACTTTTACCTCCCCTTCTTTTACTTCGGACCCATCATGACATTCGACAAGTTCTACATTCAG GCCAATAACCCTAACCTGACGAGGAAGGACGGGGAGATGTGGAACATTTCCATTCAGGCCCTGCTAAACCTGGTGGTTATTATGATAGTGGCAGTCCTCTTTCACTTCATGTACATTCTGACCATTCCTACTGACATGAAGCTCCTTAAACACATCTCTGACTGGGCCCTCG TTGGATTGGCCTACTTAAATCTGGTGTATGATTGGGTGAAAGCGGCAGTGATGTTTGGAGTGATAAACACAGTATCAAGACTGGATCATCTGGACCCTCCCAAACCACCGAAATGCATTACAATGCTCTATGTTTTCTCTGAGGC ACACTTTGATCGAGGAATAAATGACTTTCTATGCAA GTATGTTTATAACTATCTCGGCGGGAAACATGAGAACGTTTTGGATGAGCTGATAGCCTCTCTGTGCACGTATGGCATCATGTCCCTCTGGCTGGGACCAAGCTGGGTGGTTTTCATCTGGGCTTTCTTAAACTGCTTTGGCCTTAATTTTGAACTGTGGGCCGCAAAATTATTCTCCATGGAACCTTTTATTTCTATTGAG ATGGCGATATCAGATTCTATGTCACGCAGGATCAGGGCTGTGTTCAATACTTTCAACTTCTGGACAATTGTCCTTTACAATATCCTGGTCCTGAACAGTCTTGAATTTGCCAAACTGGTTGCAAAGAGATTGTTACTTAAAG GTTTCCCCTTCACGACCATCACTGTGATGTTCGTCACCTACTGCTTGATTCAGCTGATTAAGGAAAAGGAAAGAAGACAGGCTTTGATTGACGACCCAGACCCAATCCCCCCTCCAGCCCCTGTTCCTGCACCCACAGCTGCACCCACTACCACAGATCCCAGCACCACCCAGATGGACGCTGCTGCCGCCCAGCCTGTGGACCCAAACAAGCAAAAGGCAGAGTAG